From Patescibacteria group bacterium, the proteins below share one genomic window:
- a CDS encoding YopX family protein encodes MREIKFRAWDGKKMWLVKLLEMFSFGESKLWVQMPDETDGATIMQFTGLFDKNGNEIYENDLLQIRPGEKDSVVWHCVFDKGSFVFLRIGFEVEGGFSYRPDLQVIGNIYENPDLLK; translated from the coding sequence ATGAGAGAAATAAAATTCCGCGCGTGGGACGGCAAAAAAATGTGGCTGGTAAAACTATTAGAAATGTTTAGTTTTGGCGAAAGTAAGTTGTGGGTGCAAATGCCCGATGAGACCGACGGCGCAACGATTATGCAATTCACTGGCCTATTCGATAAAAACGGCAATGAGATTTATGAGAATGACCTGCTTCAAATTAGACCTGGCGAAAAAGATTCTGTAGTTTGGCACTGCGTTTTTGATAAAGGATCGTTTGTCTTCCTACGCATAGGTTTTGAAGTGGAAGGTGGCTTTAGTTATAGGCCAGATTTACAAGTAATCGGCAACATCTATGAAAACCCTGATCTTTTAAAATAA
- a CDS encoding MW1434 family type I TA system toxin: MSPYLIFSVALTMLMSGEKLTRAGWNGRKLDLAMYVAVQFPDENSANTNPYLYMQVGNERTPWHPSNLDIFADDWQLVE; this comes from the coding sequence ATGTCACCATACTTAATATTTTCAGTAGCACTTACAATGTTAATGTCAGGAGAAAAATTAACCCGCGCAGGCTGGAATGGTCGCAAACTTGACCTTGCAATGTACGTGGCCGTACAGTTTCCTGATGAAAATTCAGCGAACACAAACCCCTACCTCTACATGCAGGTTGGTAATGAACGTACGCCGTGGCATCCGTCGAACCTTGATATCTTTGCAGATGATTGGCAGCTCGTGGAATAA
- the bet gene encoding phage recombination protein Bet codes for MSETLPQVAESDISLWQNEEKKKEIRKIYGADLSETEFDIFVGIGIATGLNPFTREVWAVKYGGKAAQIFVGRDGYRKAAQKNPEYDYHLVDAVYANDEFQIQDGIIKHSYKLSNRGALLGAYCSAKRRSSSVAMFGFVELKEYNTNQSVWKDKPATMIKKVAEAQVLRMCFQNMFAGTYDESEQWEQKAAPQPRAATPSAAYSKVKARIEVVISEKASKERMQGVKDNIIGRGDITEDERKKLIQSIDDYMAAAQEMPEEEAIHEGEIVLEEGQKPITIEDLESMQEPVTTPITAETPVDPLEAQKKYWRKDTPSEAAEKMRAGIEASRVKAPEFDPTYSDNKPF; via the coding sequence ATGAGCGAGACATTACCACAAGTTGCAGAATCAGACATTTCACTTTGGCAAAACGAAGAGAAAAAGAAAGAGATTAGAAAAATTTACGGCGCAGACCTTTCAGAAACGGAGTTTGATATTTTCGTGGGGATCGGAATTGCAACCGGATTAAACCCATTCACGCGCGAAGTATGGGCTGTAAAATATGGCGGCAAGGCAGCTCAAATATTTGTAGGCCGTGACGGGTATCGTAAGGCAGCGCAGAAAAACCCAGAGTACGATTATCACCTTGTTGACGCCGTGTACGCAAACGATGAGTTCCAGATACAGGACGGCATCATCAAGCATTCATACAAGCTCTCCAACCGTGGTGCATTACTCGGGGCATACTGTTCAGCGAAGCGACGCAGCTCGTCCGTGGCAATGTTCGGATTCGTCGAGCTCAAGGAATACAACACAAACCAGAGCGTTTGGAAGGACAAGCCAGCAACCATGATTAAAAAGGTGGCAGAAGCGCAGGTACTTCGGATGTGTTTTCAAAACATGTTCGCCGGTACCTACGATGAAAGTGAGCAGTGGGAACAAAAAGCAGCGCCGCAGCCACGCGCAGCTACCCCGTCGGCAGCCTACAGCAAGGTCAAGGCACGCATCGAGGTCGTGATCAGCGAGAAAGCAAGCAAGGAGCGAATGCAGGGCGTTAAGGATAATATCATCGGCCGCGGCGACATTACCGAAGACGAACGAAAGAAGCTGATTCAGTCCATTGACGATTACATGGCAGCCGCACAGGAAATGCCGGAAGAGGAAGCGATCCACGAAGGAGAGATTGTTTTGGAGGAAGGTCAAAAACCGATCACAATAGAAGACCTTGAATCCATGCAGGAGCCCGTCACCACACCAATCACAGCAGAAACCCCAGTTGATCCGCTAGAAGCACAAAAGAAGTATTGGAGAAAAGATACCCCTAGCGAAGCAGCAGAGAAAATGCGCGCAGGAATCGAAGCGTCACGTGTAAAGGCGCCAGAGTTCGACCCAACTTATTCAGACAATAAACCATTTTAA